The following coding sequences lie in one Pungitius pungitius chromosome 18, fPunPun2.1, whole genome shotgun sequence genomic window:
- the LOC119226379 gene encoding G protein-coupled receptor kinase 5 isoform X1: protein MEIESIMANNSLIKAREGGGGKGRSLKWRHMLRFSHVTQCADLVIARDYLHLCVEQPIGKQLFQLFCRSRLDLQNYICLQDALDAFETKSDEERKDFGFSIIQRFLWSQVCPQHREHTHTHTDTHTVPVLMSRPVSLQSNQCVSIVQHHEQSCLQSLELDPCMDIFHECRESLHQYLSGEPFLQYQDSMFFDRFLQWKMLERKPITKQTFRQYRLLGKGGFGEVWACQVRSTGMMYACKKLEKTHVKKRKGENMALNEKQILEGLNSRFVVNLAYSYETKHMLCMVLTMMSGGDLKFHIHRIGAPGLKEDRARFYAAEVCCGLIHLHQNAILYRDLKPENILLDDLGHIRISDLGLSVKLSKSRVVRGMVGTLGYMAPEVISRRPYGVSVDWWGLGCLLYEMTAGRPPLRKEGEHLNPPEMEQRILKEEPEYGDKFSEEAKDLCSSLLIKDPLERLGGQSSGGQEVTSHPFFKGINFRMLWAGQVEPPFKPDPRLVYCSDVQDIEEFSSVKGVILDQKDHDFYTKFSTGSNPIPWQSEIIETGCFRELNQFGPNGSRSPDLDWSQNSGIPKRSLLDRLRRKQHHHGEESKQPLVTNRTLTTSWVGSYTL from the exons ATGGAGATCGAAAGCATCATGGCCAACAACTCGCTCATTAAAGCCAGAGAGG GCGGGGGGGGCAAAGGCCGCAGCCTCAAGTGGAGACACATGCTGCGCTTCTCTCACGTGACTCAGTGCGCGGACCTGGTCAtag CTCGGGACTACCTCCACCTGTGTGTGGAGCAGCCCATCGGGAAGCAGCTGTTCCAGCTGTTCTGCCGCAGTCGCCTGGACCTGCAGAACTACATCTGCCTGCAGGACGCTCTG GACGCCTTTGAGACCAAGTCggatgaggagaggaaagatTTTGGCTTCAGCATCATTCAGAGATTCCTCTGGAGTCAGGTATGCCCACAacacagagaacacacacacacacacacagacacacacacagtccccgtGCTAATGTCCCGGCCCGTGTCCCTTCAGTCCAATCAGTGCGTGTCCATCGTGCAGCATCACGAGCAGAGCTGCCTCCAGAGTCTGGAGCTCGACCCCTGCATGGACATCTTCCACGAGTGCAGGGA GAGCCTCCACCAATACCTCAGTGGAGAGCCGTTCCTCCAGTACCAGGACAGCATGTTCTTCGACCGCTTCCTACAGTGGAAGATGCTGgagag AAAGCCCATCACTAAGCAGACCTTCAGGCAGTACAGACTTCTGGGGAAAGGAGGCTTTGGAGAG GTGTGGGCGTGTCAGGTGAGGTCCACGGGAATGATGTACGCCTGCAAAAAGCTGGAGAAGACTCacgtgaagaagaggaagggcgAGAACATGGCTCTCAACGAGAAACAGATCCTGGAAGGGCTGAACAGCAGATTTGTG GTGAACCTGGCGTACTCCTACGAGACCAAGCACATGCTCTGCATGGTTCTGACCATGATGAGCGGCGGCGACCTCAAGTTCCACATCCACAGAATCGGCGCCCCGGGTCTCAAAGAGGACCGCGCCCGCTTCTACGCCGCCGAGGTCTGCTGCGGTCTGATCCACCTCCATCAGAACGCCATCTTATACCG AGACCTGAAGCCAGAGAACATTCTGCTGGATGACCTCG GACACATCCGCATCTCCGACCTGGGCCTCTCGGTGAAGCTGTCTAAGAGCCGCGTGGTGCGAGGCATGGTGGGCACGCTAGGATACATGG CCCCCGAGGTGATCAGCCGGCGGCCCTACGGGGTGAGCGTGGACTGGTGGGGGCTCGGCTGCCTCCTCTATGAGATGACGGCagggcgcccccccctccgcaaGGAGGGGGAGCACCTCAACCCCCCCGAGATGGAGCAAAGGATCCTGAAGGAGGAGCCGGAGTACGGAGACAAGTTCAGCGAGGAGGCGAAGGACCTCTGCTCCTCA CTGCTCATCAAGGACCCTCTGGAGAGGCTGGGCGGCCAGAGCTCCGGGGGCCAAGAAGTGACGTCGCATCCCTTCTTCAAAGGGATCAACTTTCGGATGCTGTGGGCCGGACAGGTGGAGCCGCCCTTCAAGCCCGAC CCCAGACTGGTGTACTGCAGCGACGTCCAGGACATCGAGGAGTTCTCCTCGGTGAAGGGAGTCATTCTGGACCAGAAGGACCACGACTTCTACACCAAGTTCAGCACAGGAAGCAACCCAATACCGTGGCAGAGCGAG ATCATCGAGACGGGATGCTTCCGGGAGCTCAATCAGTTCGGTCCAAATGGATCTCGATCTCCGGACCTCGACTGGTCCCAGAACTCTGGGATCCCCAAACGCAGCCTGCTGGACCGACTCCGCCGCAAACAG CATCATCATGGAGAAGAAAGCAAACAGCCGTTGGTGACCAATAGAACCCTCACCACGTCCTGGGTGGGGAGCTACactctctga
- the LOC119226379 gene encoding G protein-coupled receptor kinase 5 isoform X3, with translation MEIESIMANNSLIKAREGGGGKGRSLKWRHMLRFSHVTQCADLVIARDYLHLCVEQPIGKQLFQLFCRSRLDLQNYICLQDALDAFETKSDEERKDFGFSIIQRFLWSQSNQCVSIVQHHEQSCLQSLELDPCMDIFHECRESLHQYLSGEPFLQYQDSMFFDRFLQWKMLERKPITKQTFRQYRLLGKGGFGEVWACQVRSTGMMYACKKLEKTHVKKRKGENMALNEKQILEGLNSRFVVNLAYSYETKHMLCMVLTMMSGGDLKFHIHRIGAPGLKEDRARFYAAEVCCGLIHLHQNAILYRDLKPENILLDDLGHIRISDLGLSVKLSKSRVVRGMVGTLGYMAPEVISRRPYGVSVDWWGLGCLLYEMTAGRPPLRKEGEHLNPPEMEQRILKEEPEYGDKFSEEAKDLCSSLLIKDPLERLGGQSSGGQEVTSHPFFKGINFRMLWAGQVEPPFKPDPRLVYCSDVQDIEEFSSVKGVILDQKDHDFYTKFSTGSNPIPWQSEIIETGCFRELNQFGPNGSRSPDLDWSQNSGIPKRSLLDRLRRKQHHHGEESKQPLVTNRTLTTSWVGSYTL, from the exons ATGGAGATCGAAAGCATCATGGCCAACAACTCGCTCATTAAAGCCAGAGAGG GCGGGGGGGGCAAAGGCCGCAGCCTCAAGTGGAGACACATGCTGCGCTTCTCTCACGTGACTCAGTGCGCGGACCTGGTCAtag CTCGGGACTACCTCCACCTGTGTGTGGAGCAGCCCATCGGGAAGCAGCTGTTCCAGCTGTTCTGCCGCAGTCGCCTGGACCTGCAGAACTACATCTGCCTGCAGGACGCTCTG GACGCCTTTGAGACCAAGTCggatgaggagaggaaagatTTTGGCTTCAGCATCATTCAGAGATTCCTCTGGAGTCAG TCCAATCAGTGCGTGTCCATCGTGCAGCATCACGAGCAGAGCTGCCTCCAGAGTCTGGAGCTCGACCCCTGCATGGACATCTTCCACGAGTGCAGGGA GAGCCTCCACCAATACCTCAGTGGAGAGCCGTTCCTCCAGTACCAGGACAGCATGTTCTTCGACCGCTTCCTACAGTGGAAGATGCTGgagag AAAGCCCATCACTAAGCAGACCTTCAGGCAGTACAGACTTCTGGGGAAAGGAGGCTTTGGAGAG GTGTGGGCGTGTCAGGTGAGGTCCACGGGAATGATGTACGCCTGCAAAAAGCTGGAGAAGACTCacgtgaagaagaggaagggcgAGAACATGGCTCTCAACGAGAAACAGATCCTGGAAGGGCTGAACAGCAGATTTGTG GTGAACCTGGCGTACTCCTACGAGACCAAGCACATGCTCTGCATGGTTCTGACCATGATGAGCGGCGGCGACCTCAAGTTCCACATCCACAGAATCGGCGCCCCGGGTCTCAAAGAGGACCGCGCCCGCTTCTACGCCGCCGAGGTCTGCTGCGGTCTGATCCACCTCCATCAGAACGCCATCTTATACCG AGACCTGAAGCCAGAGAACATTCTGCTGGATGACCTCG GACACATCCGCATCTCCGACCTGGGCCTCTCGGTGAAGCTGTCTAAGAGCCGCGTGGTGCGAGGCATGGTGGGCACGCTAGGATACATGG CCCCCGAGGTGATCAGCCGGCGGCCCTACGGGGTGAGCGTGGACTGGTGGGGGCTCGGCTGCCTCCTCTATGAGATGACGGCagggcgcccccccctccgcaaGGAGGGGGAGCACCTCAACCCCCCCGAGATGGAGCAAAGGATCCTGAAGGAGGAGCCGGAGTACGGAGACAAGTTCAGCGAGGAGGCGAAGGACCTCTGCTCCTCA CTGCTCATCAAGGACCCTCTGGAGAGGCTGGGCGGCCAGAGCTCCGGGGGCCAAGAAGTGACGTCGCATCCCTTCTTCAAAGGGATCAACTTTCGGATGCTGTGGGCCGGACAGGTGGAGCCGCCCTTCAAGCCCGAC CCCAGACTGGTGTACTGCAGCGACGTCCAGGACATCGAGGAGTTCTCCTCGGTGAAGGGAGTCATTCTGGACCAGAAGGACCACGACTTCTACACCAAGTTCAGCACAGGAAGCAACCCAATACCGTGGCAGAGCGAG ATCATCGAGACGGGATGCTTCCGGGAGCTCAATCAGTTCGGTCCAAATGGATCTCGATCTCCGGACCTCGACTGGTCCCAGAACTCTGGGATCCCCAAACGCAGCCTGCTGGACCGACTCCGCCGCAAACAG CATCATCATGGAGAAGAAAGCAAACAGCCGTTGGTGACCAATAGAACCCTCACCACGTCCTGGGTGGGGAGCTACactctctga
- the LOC119226379 gene encoding G protein-coupled receptor kinase 5 isoform X4, translating to MRRGKILASASFRDSSGVRTPTCLLCLRSLHQYLSGEPFLQYQDSMFFDRFLQWKMLERKPITKQTFRQYRLLGKGGFGEVWACQVRSTGMMYACKKLEKTHVKKRKGENMALNEKQILEGLNSRFVVNLAYSYETKHMLCMVLTMMSGGDLKFHIHRIGAPGLKEDRARFYAAEVCCGLIHLHQNAILYRDLKPENILLDDLGHIRISDLGLSVKLSKSRVVRGMVGTLGYMAPEVISRRPYGVSVDWWGLGCLLYEMTAGRPPLRKEGEHLNPPEMEQRILKEEPEYGDKFSEEAKDLCSSLLIKDPLERLGGQSSGGQEVTSHPFFKGINFRMLWAGQVEPPFKPDPRLVYCSDVQDIEEFSSVKGVILDQKDHDFYTKFSTGSNPIPWQSEIIETGCFRELNQFGPNGSRSPDLDWSQNSGIPKRSLLDRLRRKQHHHGEESKQPLVTNRTLTTSWVGSYTL from the exons atgaggagaggaaagatTTTGGCTTCAGCATCATTCAGAGATTCCTCTGGAGTCAG GACACCAACCTGTCTGCTGTGTCTCAGGAGCCTCCACCAATACCTCAGTGGAGAGCCGTTCCTCCAGTACCAGGACAGCATGTTCTTCGACCGCTTCCTACAGTGGAAGATGCTGgagag AAAGCCCATCACTAAGCAGACCTTCAGGCAGTACAGACTTCTGGGGAAAGGAGGCTTTGGAGAG GTGTGGGCGTGTCAGGTGAGGTCCACGGGAATGATGTACGCCTGCAAAAAGCTGGAGAAGACTCacgtgaagaagaggaagggcgAGAACATGGCTCTCAACGAGAAACAGATCCTGGAAGGGCTGAACAGCAGATTTGTG GTGAACCTGGCGTACTCCTACGAGACCAAGCACATGCTCTGCATGGTTCTGACCATGATGAGCGGCGGCGACCTCAAGTTCCACATCCACAGAATCGGCGCCCCGGGTCTCAAAGAGGACCGCGCCCGCTTCTACGCCGCCGAGGTCTGCTGCGGTCTGATCCACCTCCATCAGAACGCCATCTTATACCG AGACCTGAAGCCAGAGAACATTCTGCTGGATGACCTCG GACACATCCGCATCTCCGACCTGGGCCTCTCGGTGAAGCTGTCTAAGAGCCGCGTGGTGCGAGGCATGGTGGGCACGCTAGGATACATGG CCCCCGAGGTGATCAGCCGGCGGCCCTACGGGGTGAGCGTGGACTGGTGGGGGCTCGGCTGCCTCCTCTATGAGATGACGGCagggcgcccccccctccgcaaGGAGGGGGAGCACCTCAACCCCCCCGAGATGGAGCAAAGGATCCTGAAGGAGGAGCCGGAGTACGGAGACAAGTTCAGCGAGGAGGCGAAGGACCTCTGCTCCTCA CTGCTCATCAAGGACCCTCTGGAGAGGCTGGGCGGCCAGAGCTCCGGGGGCCAAGAAGTGACGTCGCATCCCTTCTTCAAAGGGATCAACTTTCGGATGCTGTGGGCCGGACAGGTGGAGCCGCCCTTCAAGCCCGAC CCCAGACTGGTGTACTGCAGCGACGTCCAGGACATCGAGGAGTTCTCCTCGGTGAAGGGAGTCATTCTGGACCAGAAGGACCACGACTTCTACACCAAGTTCAGCACAGGAAGCAACCCAATACCGTGGCAGAGCGAG ATCATCGAGACGGGATGCTTCCGGGAGCTCAATCAGTTCGGTCCAAATGGATCTCGATCTCCGGACCTCGACTGGTCCCAGAACTCTGGGATCCCCAAACGCAGCCTGCTGGACCGACTCCGCCGCAAACAG CATCATCATGGAGAAGAAAGCAAACAGCCGTTGGTGACCAATAGAACCCTCACCACGTCCTGGGTGGGGAGCTACactctctga
- the LOC119226379 gene encoding G protein-coupled receptor kinase 5 isoform X2 produces the protein MEIESIMANNSLIKAREGGGGKGRSLKWRHMLRFSHVTQCADLVIARDYLHLCVEQPIGKQLFQLFCRSRLDLQNYICLQDALDAFETKSDEERKDFGFSIIQRFLWSQVCPQHREHTHTHTDTHTVPVLMSRPVSLQSNQCVSIVQHHEQSCLQSLELDPCMDIFHECRESLHQYLSGEPFLQYQDSMFFDRFLQWKMLERKPITKQTFRQYRLLGKGGFGEVWACQVRSTGMMYACKKLEKTHVKKRKGENMALNEKQILEGLNSRFVVNLAYSYETKHMLCMVLTMMSGGDLKFHIHRIGAPGLKEDRARFYAAEVCCGLIHLHQNAILYRDLKPENILLDDLGHIRISDLGLSVKLSKSRVVRGMVGTLGYMAPEVISRRPYGVSVDWWGLGCLLYEMTAGRPPLRKEGEHLNPPEMEQRILKEEPEYGDKFSEEAKDLCSSLLIKDPLERLGGQSSGGQEVTSHPFFKGINFRMLWAGQVEPPFKPDPRLVYCSDVQDIEEFSSVKGVILDQKDHDFYTKFSTGSNPIPWQSEIIETGCFRELNQFGPNGSRSPDLDWSQNSGIPKRSLLDRLRRKQVRVLNGSTCTTTTLRKYSTSST, from the exons ATGGAGATCGAAAGCATCATGGCCAACAACTCGCTCATTAAAGCCAGAGAGG GCGGGGGGGGCAAAGGCCGCAGCCTCAAGTGGAGACACATGCTGCGCTTCTCTCACGTGACTCAGTGCGCGGACCTGGTCAtag CTCGGGACTACCTCCACCTGTGTGTGGAGCAGCCCATCGGGAAGCAGCTGTTCCAGCTGTTCTGCCGCAGTCGCCTGGACCTGCAGAACTACATCTGCCTGCAGGACGCTCTG GACGCCTTTGAGACCAAGTCggatgaggagaggaaagatTTTGGCTTCAGCATCATTCAGAGATTCCTCTGGAGTCAGGTATGCCCACAacacagagaacacacacacacacacacagacacacacacagtccccgtGCTAATGTCCCGGCCCGTGTCCCTTCAGTCCAATCAGTGCGTGTCCATCGTGCAGCATCACGAGCAGAGCTGCCTCCAGAGTCTGGAGCTCGACCCCTGCATGGACATCTTCCACGAGTGCAGGGA GAGCCTCCACCAATACCTCAGTGGAGAGCCGTTCCTCCAGTACCAGGACAGCATGTTCTTCGACCGCTTCCTACAGTGGAAGATGCTGgagag AAAGCCCATCACTAAGCAGACCTTCAGGCAGTACAGACTTCTGGGGAAAGGAGGCTTTGGAGAG GTGTGGGCGTGTCAGGTGAGGTCCACGGGAATGATGTACGCCTGCAAAAAGCTGGAGAAGACTCacgtgaagaagaggaagggcgAGAACATGGCTCTCAACGAGAAACAGATCCTGGAAGGGCTGAACAGCAGATTTGTG GTGAACCTGGCGTACTCCTACGAGACCAAGCACATGCTCTGCATGGTTCTGACCATGATGAGCGGCGGCGACCTCAAGTTCCACATCCACAGAATCGGCGCCCCGGGTCTCAAAGAGGACCGCGCCCGCTTCTACGCCGCCGAGGTCTGCTGCGGTCTGATCCACCTCCATCAGAACGCCATCTTATACCG AGACCTGAAGCCAGAGAACATTCTGCTGGATGACCTCG GACACATCCGCATCTCCGACCTGGGCCTCTCGGTGAAGCTGTCTAAGAGCCGCGTGGTGCGAGGCATGGTGGGCACGCTAGGATACATGG CCCCCGAGGTGATCAGCCGGCGGCCCTACGGGGTGAGCGTGGACTGGTGGGGGCTCGGCTGCCTCCTCTATGAGATGACGGCagggcgcccccccctccgcaaGGAGGGGGAGCACCTCAACCCCCCCGAGATGGAGCAAAGGATCCTGAAGGAGGAGCCGGAGTACGGAGACAAGTTCAGCGAGGAGGCGAAGGACCTCTGCTCCTCA CTGCTCATCAAGGACCCTCTGGAGAGGCTGGGCGGCCAGAGCTCCGGGGGCCAAGAAGTGACGTCGCATCCCTTCTTCAAAGGGATCAACTTTCGGATGCTGTGGGCCGGACAGGTGGAGCCGCCCTTCAAGCCCGAC CCCAGACTGGTGTACTGCAGCGACGTCCAGGACATCGAGGAGTTCTCCTCGGTGAAGGGAGTCATTCTGGACCAGAAGGACCACGACTTCTACACCAAGTTCAGCACAGGAAGCAACCCAATACCGTGGCAGAGCGAG ATCATCGAGACGGGATGCTTCCGGGAGCTCAATCAGTTCGGTCCAAATGGATCTCGATCTCCGGACCTCGACTGGTCCCAGAACTCTGGGATCCCCAAACGCAGCCTGCTGGACCGACTCCGCCGCAAACAGGTGAGAGTACTCAACGGTAGTACATGTACCACAACCACGCTGAGAAAATACTCCACCTCAAGTACCTGA